The Paracholeplasma brassicae genome includes the window TTATTTCCACCTTGTATCCTGATAGATTTTCAACATCAATCTCTGACATTACAGCAACTTGTCCATATTCTTCACCTTCATGTTATTCATAATCCTAGGACATTCCACAGAATATTCTCAGTCAATCTGAAATGCATACTATTCCTTGACGTAGTTTACAATAATTCTAATATGAGTCCATTATATCATAAAAAGTAAATAAAAAAATGCATTATCATAATTGTAAATATTTACATAATTTTAATGTCTATAGATTTTTTCTTTACTTGTTATCATTTGAAGTAATTTTGATGTTTCTTTGTATACATAGAATAGACAAAAAAATGCACAACACCTTGTGAGTGTTATGCATTTGATTATAGATTTAATTAAGCACCAAAGACTAAGTTATCGATGGTTACACGGCAAGTTGCACTTGTACCTACACCATAGAATCTGAATTCTGATGCAGAATCGAAATCACCTGAGAATGATGTGTAAGAAGCGTTTTCGACTTCACCTAAGAAATCAACAACAACAACCCATTCATCGCCAACTTTAGCTTGGAATTGTAATACAGAGATTGTACCAACGTTATCTTCATCATTAGGACTCCAAATAGAAGCTTCGAAAGAAACGCTTGTTGCAGCTACAGTACCAAGGCTAAATGTTACTGTACCTGTTTTGTCAGTTGTATTTTTGTAAGGAGCTAATACTAGGAATGCACCCATAACGTCATGTGGAGCAAATGTAGATGTCGTTACTTGACCACCATCAGTAGTAAATACGATTGTATTTCCGCTTACTGAATCAACTACGTTTTTAGTTCCAACATATCCCTCTTGTTTTGATGTACCGAAGTCGAATGAAGCTGCGACATTTGATACACCAACTACTACGTTAAACTCTTTAGTTTGAGTTACTTCATTTAATTTGATTGTTGCAGTTAATTTAACTGTTACAGTGCCTTCAGCAGGAGCCACAACAACACCAGCAGCTGAAATTACTGCTTCGTTATCCGATGCCCAAGAGATTGTTGATCCTTTAGCACCTAACACTGGTAATGTGATGTTGCCTGATGCTTCAACTTTAGAAACAACTTCTAATGCTAATGCGTCAGCTGTTACTTTCATTTCGTCTGTTTCAACAGCAAATTCAACTACGGTTGAATCTGTGAAGTATAAGAATGCACCTGATGATGACCATGCAAGTGGTGTTGTGATTGAAACAACCGCATCTTTGACCATTGCTTTTAAATCAGCATCTGCTTCAGCAGATAATGTTACTCTTGAATCCCATTTAATCATAGCGGTATTTGTACCATCAGATAATGTGATTTCATAGTTGCCATAGTTTGCCGTATTGACGTTTGTAACTGTTAAATCTTCTAATGTCACTAATGAACCAACGTGATCTTGTAAATCAGTTTGCCCTAATGTAACAACAACAGCTTCAACAGCAACTGTACCTTCAACAGCAACTAATCTAGTTGCTGCAATTTGGTGTAAGCCACTACGTAAGTCTTTAGACCCTTCAACTTCTACCATCTTACCTACGTTAGCTTTTAATGTTGCAAGCATTGCTGCATCACTTGTATAAACAGCAATACCAGCAGTTTCGTCTTGAATGAAGTATGTTCTGTAGTATTCAGAAGAAGTAACCATACCTCTAACTAGGACTACGTCACCTGTAGCAGCTGCTGCAGCAGTATCGATTTTAGCTAATACTGGTTGACCTAAAACAAATGTAAATTCTTTTGTATCTTCCACTGCACCACTTGTAATGGTTGCAACGACAGTCGTTTTAACTTGACCAGTTGTAGGCATTGATACGGCACCAGTTTCTAAGTTAACTAATGCGTTATCGACGTCTTCAGCATTTTTAAATGACCATGCAATTGAAGAACCGAACGTACCTTCTGAAGGAAGAACTACTGTACCAGCTTCAATGAATGACGTGGTAATTGATAGATTTTTTTCATCAAATTCAACTTTTTCAGCGTCTGTTAATACTCTTGTTTCAAATGTTAAGATTGATAATGAGTACACAGGTACTGATCCATCACCAATTGCTGGAGCTACAGCTCTAGAGTCTCTTAATTCTCTAATAACAGCAGTAGCGGTAATTTCAATACCATCAAGTAAGGTTAATGCTGCGTGATTTAACCCTTTATAATAGCTTAGTACAAAGCCAGCGTCATTTGAAGCAGAATTTGGATCAACTAAGGTTGTTTGGTAGTTAGCACCACCAGTAAAGTCTGCTCTGTGTACAACTTTAGCAGAGAAGCTTACGACTTGATACGATGCGTTATCTAATTTTTGAGCAGTAATCGCCTCAGCGTTACCATCGATACTTAACATATCAAAGTCAGCAAGGTTGCCTTCAACAGCAACGACTTCATTGCCTGTTGTTGTGTTTGTCCAAGTCACTTCTTTTAATTGATAAGCATCGAAATAAACATCTACTTTAGCAGTAACTGTCCCTTTTAGACCAACTTCGATTGATGGACCTGGGGTTCCAAAGACTAACATTGAAGTGACACCATCACTGACATAGTAAGCGTCTTGGTCAAGACCAACAACGACTAAGTCATTGATTGTAACGTCCGTATCTTTAGCTACTTTTTCATCTCTAAGTTTGCTTAACGTCATTGTTTCAGTCAATGGCATTTCTAGGATTGTGATTGAGAATTTCTTCGTCTTAGATAGTTTTTCTAATGTGACGGTTGCAGTTAATTCAATTTCTTTATTACCTTGTCCATTTTCAGGTCTAGTAACTTTAATAATTGCACCTGTTTCACTAGCAACAACCGCTGCGTAATTGGTGTCGCTTGAAGTCCAAGCAGCTTTAGCGCCGCCTCTAAGTGTTGTGTTGACTGAAAAGTCAGTGATAACCTTATCAGCATCTTCGTTTGTCACGATGTTTAATGCTTGATAGGCTTCGTCAAAAGCCTTTTGGTTTGGATCGGTTTTTTCACCACAAGCCGCAAGTCCTAGGACTAACGCGAGGGCAAATACAAAATACAATGCTTTTTTCATTTCTTCCTCCTATATTGTTTGAATCTATCTGTGAATCATTAATACACGGAAATTAGTATCTTGCTTCGTCGTATGCATCATCAAATGCATCGTCTACACTCTTCGTATTACCAAATACGACAGTGAAGATGTTACCGACTTCGTCTCTAACCTTAGATGAGTTAGGGAATACAACTGAAGTGAACATGTAGCTTGATTGGACTTTACCAACGTTTGCAACGTCAATAAAGACTTGAGTTCTTGCACTTGGATTTGCTTGTCCAACGTAGTCTTTGTAGACTTGTACGTCATACGCACTTGTTCTTACTGGTGAATAACCAGTTGCAACACTCCAACGTGCGGTTTGTTCTGCTGCTGTGATGTATTTTAAGAATAACCATGCAGCGATGTTTTCTTGAACATTTGATTTTCTAAATAAGTTGATGTTTGGTCCTTGTTGGATAACAGCTTTATTATTTAAGTCAAATTGTGGAATTGGTGCAACTCCAACTTCAAATTCGTTGTTACCAGGGATATTGTGGCCAGTACCACCAGTTGAACCAATTGACATAAATAAGTTGCCTGCTTTAAACATATCTGAGGTGTATCGTCCACCTAACATGTCTTTAGTTGTGAATAAGCCAGCTTCGTACATTTCATCAAAGTAACGAACCATGTCTTTTGCATCGTCATTGTTGAATAAAATCTTACCATTGCCTTGATCATCTACTGATGTGTAAGGAATGTTTTTTTGTTCAGAAGCGGTAATGAATAAGTTATCGCCAGCGTCATAGCCAAACGGTGTCTTTGTTGGATCAATTGTCTTAATTTGTTGTGACACTGTTTTAACTTCGTCCCAAGTGGTTGGAACCGTTAAATTGTTTGTATCAAAGAAAGTTTTGTTATAGAACATCACTTCAGTTGATTTTAAGAATGGTAAGTTTAGAATAGAACCTCTATTGTCATAAACTTGGCCTTCTGCCCAATAACCAGGAATGAAATCAGCAATGTCTTCTTCAGATAATGCAATTTCAGCATTTTTATTATTGATTAAGTTATTTAAAGGTAACACTTGTCCAGATTGAATGTAACCGGCAACGTGGTCTGGGTAACTGTAAGCCATGGTTGGTTCGTTACCAGCAGGTAGTGCGTTGTCGATTGCTTTTCTAAGTTCTGTATACCCACCTTTTTGTTCGTGAACGATTGTTACGTTAGGGTATAAGACCTTAAATTCTTGAATGAACAAGTCAAGTAGTGCTTGTTGACCTTCTGAAGGATCCTTTGTTTTAGCCATTGTGTGCCAAAATACGACAGTCACAGGGGTTTCTTTGTCAAATTCTAAATCATCAGAAATGACATCCCAATCGATGGTATAACTTGTTGCTTTTTTACAACCAGCTAGCCCAATTGCAGTGACTGCTAGAAGAAAAACTACAAATAATTTTTTCATTTATTTCTGCTCCTTTTTCCTTTTTATTATCCTTTAATACCACTTCTTGATACACCACGCATAATGTATTTTCTAAACACAATGAATGTGATCAATAATGGTAGGGTAACCAATACGGTTGCTGCCATTTGTAACTGGAATTCGGTACGGCCGGTGTCGCTATTTGTAAATGCGTTACGTAGACCGTTTGTCACTAATTGGAAGTCTTGTGAGGCAACTAAGTTTGGCCACACATAGGAGTTCCATGCACCCATTAATTTTAGGATGACGATTGTAATAATACTTTGTTTAGCAAGTGGTACCATGACTTTCCATAAATACTTCCAGTCAGAAGTCCCATCGACTTTAGCTGCGTAATATAATTCACTTGGGACTTGTTTAAATGTTTGTCTAAGTAGATAAACGTGGAACACAGAAACAAGGAAAGGAATAATCATCGCGTAGTATGGACCGTAAGGCACTCTTGAACCAAGCGCAGTATCAACCCAACCTAAGTTTGATACGGTGATATAGTTTGTAATAACCATCATTTCACCAGGAATCATCATGGTTGCAAGTAATACTGTAAATACAACTTCTCTACCTTTGAAATTTAATCTTGCTAGCGGATAAGCTAAGAAGATTGAAGCAAACGTACCTAAGACGGTTGAACCAACCGCAACGATAATTGTATTTA containing:
- a CDS encoding immunoglobulin-like domain-containing protein, with the translated sequence MKKALYFVFALALVLGLAACGEKTDPNQKAFDEAYQALNIVTNEDADKVITDFSVNTTLRGGAKAAWTSSDTNYAAVVASETGAIIKVTRPENGQGNKEIELTATVTLEKLSKTKKFSITILEMPLTETMTLSKLRDEKVAKDTDVTINDLVVVGLDQDAYYVSDGVTSMLVFGTPGPSIEVGLKGTVTAKVDVYFDAYQLKEVTWTNTTTGNEVVAVEGNLADFDMLSIDGNAEAITAQKLDNASYQVVSFSAKVVHRADFTGGANYQTTLVDPNSASNDAGFVLSYYKGLNHAALTLLDGIEITATAVIRELRDSRAVAPAIGDGSVPVYSLSILTFETRVLTDAEKVEFDEKNLSITTSFIEAGTVVLPSEGTFGSSIAWSFKNAEDVDNALVNLETGAVSMPTTGQVKTTVVATITSGAVEDTKEFTFVLGQPVLAKIDTAAAAATGDVVLVRGMVTSSEYYRTYFIQDETAGIAVYTSDAAMLATLKANVGKMVEVEGSKDLRSGLHQIAATRLVAVEGTVAVEAVVVTLGQTDLQDHVGSLVTLEDLTVTNVNTANYGNYEITLSDGTNTAMIKWDSRVTLSAEADADLKAMVKDAVVSITTPLAWSSSGAFLYFTDSTVVEFAVETDEMKVTADALALEVVSKVEASGNITLPVLGAKGSTISWASDNEAVISAAGVVVAPAEGTVTVKLTATIKLNEVTQTKEFNVVVGVSNVAASFDFGTSKQEGYVGTKNVVDSVSGNTIVFTTDGGQVTTSTFAPHDVMGAFLVLAPYKNTTDKTGTVTFSLGTVAATSVSFEASIWSPNDEDNVGTISVLQFQAKVGDEWVVVVDFLGEVENASYTSFSGDFDSASEFRFYGVGTSATCRVTIDNLVFGA
- a CDS encoding carbohydrate ABC transporter permease, with translation MNNTYGKETHTEEILRKQRVQRIVVKIVTYTFLTVFAIFMLIPFYWMLNTALKSATEVDFYPPTLFPRQLMWGNFAEALERANLTRYFLNTIIVAVGSTVLGTFASIFLAYPLARLNFKGREVVFTVLLATMMIPGEMMVITNYITVSNLGWVDTALGSRVPYGPYYAMIIPFLVSVFHVYLLRQTFKQVPSELYYAAKVDGTSDWKYLWKVMVPLAKQSIITIVILKLMGAWNSYVWPNLVASQDFQLVTNGLRNAFTNSDTGRTEFQLQMAATVLVTLPLLITFIVFRKYIMRGVSRSGIKG
- a CDS encoding extracellular solute-binding protein; amino-acid sequence: MKKLFVVFLLAVTAIGLAGCKKATSYTIDWDVISDDLEFDKETPVTVVFWHTMAKTKDPSEGQQALLDLFIQEFKVLYPNVTIVHEQKGGYTELRKAIDNALPAGNEPTMAYSYPDHVAGYIQSGQVLPLNNLINNKNAEIALSEEDIADFIPGYWAEGQVYDNRGSILNLPFLKSTEVMFYNKTFFDTNNLTVPTTWDEVKTVSQQIKTIDPTKTPFGYDAGDNLFITASEQKNIPYTSVDDQGNGKILFNNDDAKDMVRYFDEMYEAGLFTTKDMLGGRYTSDMFKAGNLFMSIGSTGGTGHNIPGNNEFEVGVAPIPQFDLNNKAVIQQGPNINLFRKSNVQENIAAWLFLKYITAAEQTARWSVATGYSPVRTSAYDVQVYKDYVGQANPSARTQVFIDVANVGKVQSSYMFTSVVFPNSSKVRDEVGNIFTVVFGNTKSVDDAFDDAYDEARY